The following proteins come from a genomic window of Achromobacter deleyi:
- the puuE gene encoding allantoinase PuuE — protein sequence MSTYDATQPYPRDLIGYGRNPPHAQWPGGARIAVQFVLNYEEGGENCVLHGDAGSEQFLSEMFNPASYPERHLSMEGIYEYGARVGVWRILREFEKRGLPLTVFAVGMALQRHPELAAALVELDHEIACHGWRWVHYQHVDEATEREHMRLGMDAIAQLTGARPLGWYTGRDSPRTRRLVADYGGFEYDSDYYGDDLPFWMRVQKSDGSVAPQLIVPYTLDCNDMRFALPQGYSHADPFFQYLKDSFDALYAEGDEAPKMLSIGMHCRLLGRPGRIVALQRFLDHIARHDRVWVCRRLDIARHWQARHPYQPAP from the coding sequence ATGAGCACCTACGACGCCACCCAGCCCTACCCGCGTGACCTGATCGGCTACGGCCGCAATCCGCCGCACGCGCAATGGCCCGGCGGCGCCCGCATCGCGGTGCAGTTCGTACTCAATTACGAGGAAGGCGGCGAGAACTGCGTGCTGCATGGCGATGCGGGGTCCGAGCAGTTCCTGTCCGAGATGTTCAACCCGGCCAGCTACCCGGAACGCCACCTCAGCATGGAAGGCATCTACGAGTATGGCGCCCGCGTCGGCGTCTGGCGCATCCTGCGCGAATTCGAAAAGCGCGGCCTGCCGCTGACGGTGTTCGCCGTCGGCATGGCCTTGCAGCGCCACCCCGAGCTGGCCGCGGCGCTGGTCGAGCTGGACCACGAGATCGCCTGCCACGGCTGGCGCTGGGTGCACTACCAGCACGTGGACGAAGCCACCGAGCGCGAACACATGCGCCTGGGCATGGACGCCATCGCCCAACTGACCGGCGCCCGCCCGCTGGGCTGGTACACCGGCCGCGACAGCCCGCGCACGCGCCGCCTGGTGGCCGACTACGGCGGCTTCGAATACGACAGCGACTACTACGGCGACGACCTGCCCTTCTGGATGCGGGTGCAAAAGAGCGACGGCAGCGTGGCGCCGCAACTGATCGTGCCCTACACGCTGGACTGCAACGACATGCGCTTCGCGCTGCCGCAGGGCTACTCGCATGCGGATCCGTTCTTCCAGTATCTGAAGGACAGCTTCGACGCGCTCTACGCCGAAGGCGACGAGGCGCCCAAGATGCTCAGCATCGGCATGCATTGCCGCCTGCTGGGCCGGCCGGGCCGCATCGTCGCGCTGCAACGCTTCCTGGATCACATCGCGCGCCACGACCGCGTCTGGGTCTGCCGCCGGCTGGACATCGCCCGGCACTGGCAGGCGCGCCATCCCTATCAACCCGCTCCCTGA
- a CDS encoding hydantoinase/carbamoylase family amidase: protein MAHTLAQFNDAAPQDAAAMLTDLYPHAPWAAQQAVRARPMHSVAQLQLALQRAVDDADAATQLTLLRAQPALDAGADAAARIADHAARFGFPFVLSRYSPRGAGLQDAQRVQALERRQHNAPDDERREALRQLHRDAEVRLHERFGVEPDLGNDIWDWQEKLSAHSDPGYAENGQLTVTYLTDAHRACAQRISHWMRDCGFDEVGIDAVGNVVGRYHAVRANAPILMSGSHYDTVRNAGKYDGRLGIFVPMACVRALHRQGRRLPYAIEVIAFSEEEGQRYPATFLGSGALIGDFQPRWLEQKDADGISMREAMAHAGLCIDDIPKLKRDPARYLGFVEVHIEQGPVLNEMGLPLGVVTSINGCVRYRVRIHGTACHAGTTPMDRRRDAAVAAAELIVFVEGRAARDGDSVGTVGMLEVPNGSINVVPGECRFSLDLRAPSDPQRDALATDVLAELDAICRRRGLRYTLEETMRAAAAPSAPAWQQRWERAVQAQGVPVHCMPSGAGHDAMKLHEIMPQAMLFVRGQNAGISHNPLESTTNHDMQLAAQAMQRLLDDLANEATS from the coding sequence ATGGCCCATACCCTCGCCCAATTCAACGACGCCGCGCCGCAAGACGCGGCCGCCATGCTGACCGACCTGTATCCGCACGCGCCCTGGGCCGCGCAACAGGCGGTGCGCGCGCGGCCGATGCACAGCGTGGCCCAGTTGCAGCTGGCGCTGCAACGCGCGGTGGACGATGCCGACGCCGCCACGCAACTGACGCTGCTGCGCGCCCAGCCCGCGCTCGATGCGGGGGCCGACGCCGCCGCGCGGATCGCCGACCATGCCGCGCGCTTCGGCTTTCCCTTCGTGCTGTCCCGCTACAGCCCCCGCGGCGCGGGCCTGCAAGACGCGCAACGGGTCCAGGCGCTGGAGCGTCGCCAGCACAACGCGCCGGACGACGAACGCCGCGAAGCCCTGCGCCAGTTGCACCGCGACGCCGAAGTGCGGCTGCACGAACGTTTCGGCGTCGAACCGGACCTGGGCAACGACATCTGGGACTGGCAGGAAAAACTCAGCGCGCACAGCGACCCCGGCTATGCCGAGAACGGCCAGCTCACCGTCACCTACCTGACCGATGCGCACCGCGCCTGCGCGCAGCGCATCTCGCACTGGATGCGCGATTGCGGCTTCGACGAAGTCGGCATCGACGCGGTCGGCAACGTGGTCGGCCGCTACCATGCGGTCCGCGCCAACGCGCCCATCCTGATGAGCGGCAGCCACTACGACACGGTGCGCAATGCCGGCAAATACGACGGCCGCCTCGGCATCTTCGTGCCGATGGCCTGCGTGCGCGCGCTGCACCGCCAGGGCCGGCGCCTGCCCTACGCGATCGAAGTGATCGCCTTTTCCGAAGAAGAGGGCCAGCGCTATCCGGCCACCTTCCTCGGCTCCGGCGCGCTGATCGGCGACTTCCAGCCGCGCTGGCTGGAACAGAAGGACGCCGACGGCATCAGCATGCGCGAGGCCATGGCGCACGCGGGGCTGTGCATCGACGACATTCCCAAGCTCAAGCGCGACCCGGCCCGTTATCTGGGCTTTGTCGAAGTGCATATCGAACAGGGCCCCGTGCTCAATGAAATGGGCCTGCCGCTGGGCGTGGTCACCTCCATCAACGGCTGCGTGCGCTACCGCGTGCGGATCCACGGCACGGCCTGCCACGCCGGCACCACGCCGATGGACCGGCGCCGCGACGCCGCCGTGGCCGCGGCCGAGCTGATCGTGTTCGTCGAAGGCCGCGCCGCGCGCGACGGCGACTCGGTCGGCACCGTCGGCATGCTGGAAGTGCCCAATGGCTCGATCAACGTGGTGCCCGGCGAATGCCGCTTCAGTCTAGACCTGCGCGCGCCCAGCGATCCGCAGCGCGATGCGCTGGCCACGGACGTGCTGGCCGAACTGGACGCGATCTGCCGGCGCCGCGGCCTGCGCTACACGCTCGAGGAAACCATGCGGGCCGCCGCCGCCCCCAGCGCGCCGGCCTGGCAGCAACGCTGGGAGCGCGCGGTCCAGGCGCAGGGCGTGCCGGTCCACTGCATGCCCAGCGGCGCCGGCCACGACGCCATGAAGCTGCACGAGATCATGCCGCAGGCCATGCTGTTCGTGCGCGGCCAGAACGCCGGCATCAGCCACAACCCGCTCGAATCCACCACCAACCACGACATGCAGCTGGCCGCGCAGGCGATGCAACGGCTGCTCGACGATCTCGCCAACGAAGCAACGAGCTGA
- a CDS encoding Lrp/AsnC family transcriptional regulator has protein sequence MAAIAGLDRIDRQILRLLQQDAQITNLDLSARVHLSPAACLRRVEKLKAEGIIRKTVALLEPAEVEMATLVIVGVVLDRSTPESFTDFEAAARGISGCLECHLVAGEFDYFLMLRIRDLERFNKLHAGEIIKLPGVRQIRTFFVLKEILSTTELPL, from the coding sequence ATGGCCGCCATTGCCGGGCTGGATCGCATCGACCGCCAGATCCTGCGCCTGCTGCAGCAGGACGCCCAGATCACCAACCTGGACCTGAGCGCGCGCGTGCACCTGAGCCCGGCCGCCTGCCTGCGGCGGGTGGAAAAGCTCAAGGCCGAGGGCATCATCCGGAAGACCGTGGCGCTGCTCGAGCCGGCCGAGGTCGAGATGGCCACGCTGGTGATCGTCGGGGTGGTGCTGGACCGCTCCACGCCCGAGTCCTTCACCGACTTCGAGGCGGCGGCGCGCGGCATCAGCGGCTGCCTCGAATGCCATCTGGTGGCGGGCGAGTTCGACTACTTCCTGATGCTGCGCATCCGCGACCTGGAGCGCTTCAACAAGCTGCACGCGGGCGAGATCATCAAGCTGCCCGGCGTGCGCCAGATCCGCACTTTCTTCGTCCTGAAAGAGATCCTGTCGACCACCGAGCTGCCGCTCTGA
- a CDS encoding M20 family metallopeptidase gives MTDYARLDAWVDAHFDEEVRFLQELVRVPTDTPPGNNAPHAVRTAELLQGFGLQAESHPVPADEVRAYGMESITNLIVRREYGAGGRRVALNAHGDVVPPGDGWEHDPYGAEIVDGSLYGRAAAVSKSDFASFTFALRALEAVARPSHGAVELHFTYDEEFGGLLGPGWLLRQGLTRPDLLIAAGFSYEVVTAHNGCLQMEVTVHGKMAHAAIPATGVDALQGAVAIMNALYAQNARYREITSQVEGISHPYLNIGRIEGGTNTNVVPGKVVFKLDRRMIPEENAAEVEADIRRIIEQAAAATPGVRVEIKRLLLANAMRPLPGNQPLVEAIRKHGQDLFGEPIPAMGTPLYTDVRLYAEAGIPGVIYGAGPRTVLESHAKRNDERVLLEDLRRATKVIARTLADLLQPA, from the coding sequence ATGACCGATTACGCCCGACTCGACGCCTGGGTGGACGCCCACTTCGATGAAGAAGTGCGCTTCCTGCAGGAACTGGTGCGCGTGCCGACCGACACGCCGCCGGGCAACAACGCCCCCCACGCCGTCCGCACCGCCGAACTGCTGCAGGGCTTCGGCCTGCAGGCCGAGTCCCATCCCGTGCCCGCCGACGAGGTGCGCGCCTATGGCATGGAATCCATCACCAACCTGATCGTGCGCCGCGAATACGGCGCCGGCGGCCGCCGCGTCGCGCTCAACGCCCATGGCGACGTGGTGCCGCCGGGCGACGGCTGGGAGCACGATCCGTACGGCGCCGAGATCGTGGACGGCAGCCTCTACGGCCGCGCCGCCGCGGTCAGCAAGAGCGATTTCGCCAGCTTCACCTTCGCGCTGCGCGCGCTGGAAGCGGTGGCCCGTCCGAGCCACGGCGCGGTCGAGCTGCATTTCACCTACGACGAGGAATTTGGCGGCCTGCTCGGGCCGGGCTGGCTGCTGCGCCAGGGGCTCACCCGCCCCGACCTGCTGATCGCGGCCGGCTTCAGCTATGAAGTCGTGACGGCGCACAACGGCTGCCTGCAGATGGAGGTCACGGTGCACGGCAAGATGGCGCACGCCGCCATCCCGGCCACCGGCGTGGACGCGCTGCAGGGCGCGGTCGCCATCATGAACGCGCTCTACGCGCAGAACGCGCGCTACCGCGAAATCACCTCGCAGGTCGAAGGCATCAGCCACCCCTACCTGAACATCGGCCGCATCGAAGGCGGCACCAACACCAACGTGGTGCCCGGCAAGGTCGTGTTCAAGCTCGACCGCCGCATGATCCCGGAAGAGAACGCGGCCGAGGTCGAGGCCGACATCCGCCGCATCATCGAACAGGCCGCGGCCGCCACGCCCGGCGTCCGCGTCGAGATCAAGCGCCTGCTGCTGGCCAACGCCATGCGGCCGCTGCCCGGCAACCAGCCGCTGGTCGAGGCCATTCGCAAGCACGGCCAGGACCTGTTCGGCGAACCCATCCCCGCCATGGGCACGCCGCTCTACACCGACGTGCGCCTGTATGCCGAGGCCGGCATTCCCGGCGTGATCTACGGCGCCGGACCGCGCACCGTGCTGGAATCGCACGCCAAGCGCAACGACGAACGCGTGCTGCTGGAAGACCTGCGGCGCGCCACCAAGGTCATCGCCCGCACCCTGGCCGACCTGCTGCAACCGGCATGA
- a CDS encoding 1-aminocyclopropane-1-carboxylate deaminase, with protein MDLQRFPRHRLTFGDTPIEKLERLSAHLGGKVEIYAKREDCNSGLAFGGNKLRKLEYLIPQALEQGCDTLVTIGGIQSNHTRMVAAVAAKLGLACVLVQENWVDYSDAVYDRVGNIMMSRLMGADVRLVDQGFDIGFRRSWEEALEDVRKRGGKPYAIPAGASDHELGGLGYVGFAEEVRRQEAELGFKFDYIVVCAVTGSTQAGMVVGFAADGRADRVIGIDASATPDQTRAQILRIARRTADMVGLQRPIADSDVVLDTRYAYPAYGLPSAETNEAIRLCARLEGMMTDPVYEGKSMQGMMDIVRRGEIPAGSRVLYAHLGGVPAINAYSFLYRNG; from the coding sequence ATGGATCTGCAACGCTTTCCCCGCCATCGCCTGACCTTCGGCGACACCCCCATCGAGAAGCTCGAGCGCCTGTCCGCCCACCTCGGCGGCAAGGTCGAGATCTACGCCAAGCGCGAGGACTGCAACAGCGGCCTGGCGTTCGGCGGCAACAAGCTGCGCAAGCTGGAATACCTGATTCCGCAGGCGCTGGAACAGGGCTGCGACACGCTCGTCACCATCGGCGGCATCCAGTCCAACCACACTCGCATGGTGGCGGCCGTGGCCGCCAAGCTCGGCCTGGCCTGCGTGCTGGTGCAGGAGAACTGGGTGGACTACTCGGACGCCGTCTACGACCGGGTCGGCAACATCATGATGAGCCGGCTGATGGGCGCCGACGTGCGCCTGGTGGACCAGGGCTTCGACATCGGATTCCGCCGCAGCTGGGAAGAGGCGCTGGAGGACGTACGCAAGCGCGGCGGCAAGCCCTATGCGATTCCGGCCGGCGCCTCCGACCATGAACTGGGCGGGCTGGGCTATGTGGGCTTCGCCGAGGAGGTGCGGCGGCAGGAGGCCGAGCTGGGCTTCAAGTTCGACTACATCGTGGTCTGCGCCGTCACCGGCAGCACGCAGGCCGGCATGGTGGTGGGCTTTGCCGCCGACGGCCGCGCCGACCGCGTGATCGGCATCGACGCCTCGGCCACGCCCGACCAGACCCGCGCGCAGATCCTGCGCATCGCCCGCCGCACCGCGGACATGGTGGGCCTGCAGCGCCCCATCGCCGACAGCGACGTGGTGCTGGACACGCGCTACGCCTACCCGGCCTACGGCCTGCCCTCGGCCGAGACCAACGAGGCCATCCGCCTGTGCGCCCGCCTCGAAGGCATGATGACCGACCCGGTCTACGAGGGGAAATCGATGCAGGGCATGATGGACATCGTGCGGCGCGGCGAAATCCCCGCCGGCTCCCGGGTGCTGTACGCGCATCTCGGGGGGGTACCGGCGATCAACGCCTACAGCTTTCTCTACCGCAACGGCTGA